A genomic stretch from Thermonema lapsum includes:
- a CDS encoding Na/Pi cotransporter family protein has protein sequence MWQLIEWSRLLGGLGAFLLGMHLLETALAQMGGSSFSKLLRKATRTPLLGIFWGTVVTALLQSSSLVSLMVVALVGAGILGLPQAFGLIMGANIGTTATGWLVTLIGFKLNVEKFALWGLGIGAFLAVIWSYKTWMKLAGQAIAGFALLFIGLEWMKEAIAHFAEVVDLSAWQEAGALTLFIVGFVLTAIIQSSSATMAITLSAMHAGILGFYQGAALMIGADLGTTVTVFLGTLDGNVVKRQVALTHFLFNFIVNMTAFVFLPWEIALIEKILGIYDPLLALVAFHSALNVLGAVLFFPFIHPFMRLIERLVKQKKTTEARFIHQVPASQTDAAFIALQKEMAHLAERVIGWGRLLWDIKPLPRHESPEAFYAATKQLGSEVIAYIAQLQQHMKTESDAQTLTNLLWSVRRLLRAAKSLKDIRHNMEHYRYDEREAVRHLITHMREHASLTLSALEEKQANGGQMQDWTLRDLWTLNREHQHRLNEEVLLNITLYAPEEAATFLNMIHENKEYLESIIEALERRTDTGELQEAAAQKIT, from the coding sequence ATGTGGCAGCTGATTGAGTGGAGTCGCCTTTTGGGTGGTCTGGGAGCTTTTCTTTTGGGTATGCATTTGTTGGAAACCGCCTTGGCGCAAATGGGCGGCAGTTCGTTCAGTAAACTGCTGCGCAAAGCTACCCGTACGCCCTTGTTGGGCATCTTTTGGGGAACGGTAGTTACTGCCTTGCTTCAAAGCAGCTCTTTGGTTTCTTTGATGGTGGTAGCTTTGGTGGGTGCTGGTATTTTGGGACTTCCTCAGGCTTTTGGTTTGATTATGGGTGCCAACATAGGGACTACTGCCACCGGTTGGCTGGTTACGCTCATCGGTTTTAAGCTGAATGTCGAAAAATTCGCCTTGTGGGGATTGGGTATTGGGGCATTCTTGGCTGTTATTTGGAGTTACAAAACTTGGATGAAGCTGGCAGGGCAAGCCATCGCCGGCTTTGCGCTACTTTTCATAGGGCTGGAATGGATGAAAGAAGCCATTGCCCACTTTGCCGAAGTGGTAGATTTAAGCGCTTGGCAAGAGGCTGGCGCTTTGACTCTTTTTATTGTAGGTTTTGTATTGACTGCCATCATTCAGTCGAGTTCTGCCACTATGGCTATCACTTTGAGCGCCATGCACGCCGGCATCTTGGGCTTCTATCAGGGGGCTGCTTTGATGATAGGGGCAGATTTGGGTACCACAGTAACCGTATTCTTAGGAACCCTCGACGGCAATGTAGTCAAACGGCAGGTGGCATTGACTCACTTCCTCTTTAATTTCATTGTGAATATGACAGCTTTTGTCTTTCTGCCTTGGGAAATTGCCTTGATAGAAAAGATATTGGGTATTTACGACCCCTTGCTCGCTTTGGTTGCTTTTCACTCAGCATTGAATGTTTTGGGGGCTGTCTTGTTCTTTCCTTTCATTCATCCCTTTATGCGTCTTATAGAGCGTTTAGTAAAACAAAAGAAAACTACAGAAGCGCGTTTCATTCACCAAGTGCCCGCTTCACAAACAGACGCGGCGTTTATTGCTTTGCAAAAGGAAATGGCGCATTTGGCAGAGCGGGTAATTGGTTGGGGGCGTCTTTTGTGGGACATCAAGCCTTTGCCCAGACATGAGTCGCCCGAAGCCTTCTATGCAGCCACCAAGCAGCTGGGAAGCGAAGTGATTGCCTACATAGCACAGCTGCAGCAACACATGAAAACAGAAAGCGATGCGCAAACTTTGACCAATTTGTTGTGGTCGGTGCGGCGCCTGTTGCGTGCAGCCAAGAGCCTCAAAGACATACGGCACAATATGGAGCACTATCGTTATGATGAACGCGAGGCGGTGCGGCATCTTATTACTCATATGCGCGAGCATGCAAGCCTTACACTTAGTGCTTTGGAAGAAAAACAGGCAAACGGGGGGCAAATGCAAGATTGGACTTTGCGAGACTTATGGACATTGAATCGTGAGCATCAGCACCGCCTGAATGAGGAAGTACTGCTAAATATCACACTATACGCACCAGAAGAAGCGGCTACCTTTCTGAACATGATTCATGAGAACAAAGAATACCTCGAAAGCATCATAGAAGCTTTGGAAAGGCGAACGGATACCGGAGAGTTGCAAGAGGCAGCTGCTCAAAAAATTACATAG
- a CDS encoding COG3014 family protein, translated as MASHALRSFIFAACLLLGGCSSYYVSYYDYHQAFEKADFEAALKILKKTQVPRRDHLLYYMNLGTAAFMAQHYEEALQYFETAYRLGNNLSRNYLTEGAAELINPMYKPYRGEYFELLMIHYYKALAYLKLARYEEAIVECRRVDILLRRWASYYKNHEKIQYKSDAFFYLMMGLAYDAMADYNNAFIAYRNAWNAYQTIHAELFGLSAPGQLKKDLLRTAYLSGLTEELRFFEKEFGMTYEHKPASEVEGELVFFWHTGLAPVKVDKVIGFATRVIGDRAYFYNDEYGWKFEEYISKYERERLGKLEVFSIVIPEYKERSPLYQSAYLIADEDTVSMELAEDVNAVAFYTLKQRLFWEISSAVLRMAIRKAIEKGIEKDNEEAAMWIGLLLQMGQQADTRSWMTLPYAIHYARVRLPAGKQSVKLLVQGTGGKRKNYDFTFEVKAGKTTFHYFHNLQTESFSYY; from the coding sequence ATGGCAAGCCACGCTTTACGTAGCTTCATATTTGCTGCCTGCCTGCTTCTTGGGGGGTGTTCTTCTTACTATGTGAGTTATTATGACTACCATCAAGCCTTTGAAAAAGCAGATTTTGAGGCTGCCTTGAAGATATTAAAAAAAACGCAAGTGCCTCGCCGAGACCATCTCTTGTATTATATGAATTTAGGCACTGCTGCTTTCATGGCTCAGCATTATGAAGAGGCTTTGCAGTACTTTGAAACCGCTTATCGCTTAGGCAACAATCTATCGCGCAATTATCTAACAGAGGGAGCTGCCGAGCTGATTAACCCCATGTACAAGCCCTATCGTGGCGAGTATTTCGAGCTGTTGATGATTCATTATTACAAAGCTTTAGCTTATTTGAAGCTTGCCCGTTATGAAGAGGCGATAGTAGAATGCCGGCGCGTGGATATACTGCTGCGCCGTTGGGCAAGTTATTACAAAAATCACGAAAAGATTCAATACAAGAGCGACGCTTTCTTTTACCTGATGATGGGGCTTGCTTACGACGCCATGGCTGACTACAACAACGCTTTCATTGCTTATCGCAATGCATGGAACGCTTATCAGACCATCCATGCCGAATTGTTTGGCTTGTCTGCGCCCGGGCAACTGAAAAAAGACTTGTTGCGTACTGCTTATTTGAGTGGCTTGACCGAAGAGCTGCGTTTCTTTGAAAAAGAGTTTGGAATGACTTATGAACACAAGCCTGCAAGTGAAGTGGAAGGGGAGTTGGTGTTTTTTTGGCATACTGGCTTGGCGCCTGTCAAAGTGGATAAGGTCATTGGTTTTGCTACGCGTGTGATTGGAGACAGAGCATATTTTTACAACGATGAATATGGCTGGAAGTTCGAGGAATATATTTCTAAGTACGAAAGAGAGAGGCTGGGCAAATTAGAAGTCTTCAGTATAGTGATTCCCGAGTATAAAGAGCGCTCACCTCTCTATCAATCGGCTTATTTGATAGCCGACGAAGATACTGTAAGCATGGAGCTGGCAGAGGATGTGAATGCCGTAGCTTTCTATACTCTCAAACAGCGTTTGTTTTGGGAGATATCGTCGGCAGTGCTGCGCATGGCTATTCGCAAAGCCATCGAAAAAGGTATAGAAAAAGACAATGAAGAAGCAGCTATGTGGATAGGCTTGTTGTTGCAAATGGGGCAACAAGCCGATACCCGTTCTTGGATGACTTTACCCTATGCCATTCATTATGCTAGAGTACGCCTGCCTGCAGGCAAGCAAAGCGTGAAACTACTGGTGCAAGGCACTGGGGGCAAGCGCAAAAACTACGATTTTACTTTTGAAGTGAAGGCGGGGAAGACGACGTTTCACTATTTCCACAACCTGCAAACCGAATCTTTCAGTTATTATTGA
- a CDS encoding penicillin-binding protein activator LpoB codes for MKGSKKIFIACFWLLLSLACAPHKVQRLDAAQSVDLSGVWNDTDSRLVAEEMTRQIMEARWHRNFYMDHEREPVVIVGFIQNKTHEHIDTDTFVKDIERVLIESRRVRVVQNAALRDKVREERLDQQNFASPATQKQWGKELGADFMLLGSISSVVDVERRSRVIYYQVNLQLTNIETNEVVWIGKKEIKKFVKN; via the coding sequence ATGAAAGGCAGCAAAAAAATATTTATCGCATGCTTTTGGCTTTTATTGTCGTTGGCTTGCGCCCCTCATAAGGTGCAGCGCCTCGATGCGGCACAATCTGTTGATTTGAGTGGTGTGTGGAATGACACAGACTCCCGTTTGGTTGCCGAAGAAATGACGCGTCAAATAATGGAAGCCCGCTGGCACCGTAACTTTTATATGGACCATGAGCGTGAACCGGTGGTGATAGTAGGCTTTATTCAAAACAAAACGCATGAGCACATCGATACCGACACTTTTGTAAAAGATATTGAACGGGTACTCATTGAATCGCGGCGGGTGCGCGTGGTGCAAAACGCTGCCCTGCGCGACAAAGTGCGCGAAGAACGTTTAGACCAACAAAACTTTGCTTCGCCTGCCACACAAAAGCAATGGGGCAAAGAACTGGGCGCCGATTTTATGCTCTTGGGCAGTATCTCCTCTGTTGTGGACGTCGAAAGGCGCAGCCGGGTTATCTACTACCAAGTGAACTTGCAGCTTACCAATATAGAAACCAACGAAGTGGTTTGGATAGGTAAGAAAGAAATTAAAAAGTTTGTAAAGAACTAA